A genomic window from Leptolyngbya sp. BL0902 includes:
- a CDS encoding type 1 glutamine amidotransferase, whose translation MPYSLTLTHLYPDHLNLYGDTGNLIVLRRRCQWRGIDCTITPLTMGDRPKPGQTDLYFMGGGQDNDQVAVVEDFHQLKADTIKADTEAGVVFLGVCGGYQLMGNTFLMGNGQETPGLGIINVNTKAPGTEVKQRCIGNLVAEIPDAMYQDIQSLYADPQTANSQTTDARTTDSRTGAPHTIPKTLVGFENHSGQTFLGEGVEPLAKTIAGFGNNAAADYEGARYKNVFGSYMHGSLLPKNPHFADYLIGLALRRKYQDPTLTLPPLSDTEELEAHAYAVARYGPTRD comes from the coding sequence ATGCCCTACTCCCTCACCCTCACCCACCTCTACCCCGACCACCTCAACCTCTATGGCGACACGGGCAACCTCATCGTCCTGCGGCGGCGCTGCCAGTGGCGGGGGATAGATTGTACGATTACCCCCCTGACCATGGGCGATAGACCCAAACCGGGCCAAACCGACCTGTACTTTATGGGCGGTGGCCAAGATAACGACCAAGTGGCGGTAGTAGAAGACTTCCATCAGCTCAAGGCTGACACCATCAAAGCCGATACCGAGGCGGGGGTGGTGTTTTTAGGCGTGTGCGGCGGCTATCAACTGATGGGCAACACCTTTTTGATGGGCAACGGCCAGGAAACGCCCGGTTTGGGGATCATCAACGTGAACACCAAAGCCCCCGGAACCGAAGTTAAACAGCGCTGCATTGGCAACCTAGTGGCGGAAATTCCCGATGCCATGTACCAGGACATTCAGAGCCTCTACGCCGATCCCCAAACGGCTAATTCCCAGACGACCGATGCCCGGACAACGGATTCCCGGACTGGCGCACCCCACACTATCCCCAAAACCCTAGTCGGCTTTGAAAACCACTCTGGCCAAACCTTCTTGGGCGAAGGTGTAGAACCCCTCGCCAAAACCATCGCAGGCTTTGGCAATAATGCCGCTGCCGACTACGAAGGTGCCCGCTACAAAAACGTCTTTGGCAGCTACATGCATGGTTCGCTGCTGCCCAAAAACCCTCACTTTGCGGATTATCTCATCGGCCTTGCCCTGCGCCGCAAATACCAAGACCCCACCCTCACCCTGCCACCCCTAAGCGACACTGAGGAACTAGAAGCCCACGCCTATGCCGTCGCTCGCTATGGCCCAACGAGGGACTAG
- a CDS encoding ribulose bisphosphate carboxylase small subunit — translation MTFYIAPRFLKKLAVHITKNFIDLPKVKVPLILGIHGRKGEGKTFQCELVYQAMGVEVVHISAGELESPDAGDPARLIRLRYREAAELIRVRGKMAVLMINDLDAGAGRVDAGTQYTVNTQLVNATLMNIADNPTNVQLPGSYDDTPLHRVPIVVTGNDFATLYAPLVRDGRMEKFYWEPSREDKIGIVGGIFSEDGLSPQDVTTLVDHFLDQSVDFYGALRSRLFDEQIEAFIDRVGIAKVGPSVVNTTQPPTFRPPNFSLPHLIEQGNLMVKEQQRLRDMRLVREYNQVLSQDRFSPPAPAAVAPPADPRPIPQPQPTTDGYAPAVPIEPSQPTANAHRSTEFASQPALDPTVAQHVQTLVSQGHAIGVEYVEPRRFKTGSWQSCRTIAPTSPTDALAQLADCLNDHRGHYVRVFGIDAAKRRVMETTIQRP, via the coding sequence ATGACCTTTTATATTGCGCCCCGTTTTCTGAAAAAGCTGGCGGTTCACATCACCAAAAACTTTATCGACCTGCCCAAGGTGAAGGTGCCGTTGATTTTGGGCATCCACGGGCGCAAGGGCGAGGGCAAAACCTTCCAGTGCGAATTGGTCTACCAGGCCATGGGGGTGGAGGTGGTTCACATTTCAGCCGGGGAGCTAGAAAGCCCCGACGCAGGCGATCCAGCCCGTCTGATTCGGCTGCGCTACCGGGAGGCGGCGGAGCTAATTCGGGTGCGGGGCAAGATGGCCGTGCTGATGATCAACGACCTCGATGCCGGGGCGGGCCGGGTGGATGCGGGCACGCAATATACGGTGAATACCCAGCTTGTGAACGCCACGCTGATGAACATTGCCGATAACCCCACCAACGTGCAGCTTCCCGGCAGCTACGACGACACCCCCCTCCATCGGGTACCCATCGTGGTCACGGGCAACGACTTCGCTACCCTCTACGCGCCCCTCGTGCGAGATGGGCGGATGGAAAAGTTCTACTGGGAACCCAGCCGCGAAGACAAAATCGGCATCGTGGGCGGCATTTTTTCTGAAGATGGCCTCTCACCCCAGGATGTGACCACCCTCGTCGATCACTTTTTAGATCAGTCGGTGGATTTCTATGGGGCGCTGCGGTCGCGCCTGTTTGATGAGCAAATCGAAGCCTTCATCGACCGGGTGGGCATCGCCAAGGTCGGCCCCTCGGTGGTGAATACGACCCAGCCGCCCACCTTTCGCCCACCCAACTTCAGCTTGCCCCACCTGATCGAACAGGGCAACCTCATGGTGAAGGAACAGCAGCGCCTGCGGGATATGCGCCTCGTGCGGGAGTATAACCAAGTCCTTTCCCAAGACCGTTTTTCGCCGCCAGCACCCGCCGCCGTTGCGCCCCCCGCCGATCCTCGTCCAATCCCTCAACCCCAGCCCACCACCGATGGGTATGCCCCAGCCGTGCCCATCGAACCATCCCAGCCCACCGCCAACGCGCATCGTTCGACGGAGTTCGCATCACAGCCTGCCCTCGATCCAACCGTGGCCCAGCACGTGCAAACCCTCGTCAGCCAAGGCCATGCCATCGGCGTCGAGTATGTGGAGCCCCGTCGATTTAAGACCGGATCTTGGCAAAGCTGCCGCACCATTGCCCCCACTTCACCTACCGATGCCCTCGCCCAACTTGCCGATTGCCTCAACGACCATCGGGGCCATTATGTACGAGTGTTTGGGATAGATGCCGCTAAACGGCGGGTGATGGAAACCACCATTCAGCGGCCCTAG
- a CDS encoding DnaJ C-terminal domain-containing protein gives MQNFRNYYEILGVSREADFSTIKQAYRKLARQYHPDLNPGDQVAEEKFKLLGEAYEILSDTDKRSQYERFSQYWKQKGFQRQPEAAATRGAPPNRSGGRISLEDFGFGEFPDFNNFVDQLLNRRGDSAQSTVDAPAYANEADYREPPPEPRRGGRRDAEANLTVPLEKAFRGGRERIRLEDGRSLEVQMPAGMITGQRIRLRGQGVGGGNLYLRIEVEPHPLFKLQGSDVFCRLPITPSEAALGSTIDIPTLDGRQRTTLPQGAQTGQRIRLVGRGYPIGQERGDLIIELEVVIPTRLSDREKALYEELRQMESLNPRSHLMG, from the coding sequence ATGCAAAACTTTCGGAACTACTACGAGATTCTGGGAGTTTCCAGGGAGGCCGACTTTAGCACCATTAAGCAGGCCTACCGCAAATTAGCCCGCCAGTATCACCCCGACCTCAACCCCGGCGACCAAGTAGCCGAGGAAAAGTTCAAGCTGCTGGGGGAAGCCTACGAAATCCTGTCGGATACGGACAAACGATCTCAGTACGAGCGGTTTAGCCAGTATTGGAAGCAAAAGGGATTTCAGCGCCAGCCCGAAGCCGCCGCCACCCGTGGAGCCCCCCCCAACCGCAGCGGGGGCCGAATTTCCCTAGAAGACTTTGGCTTTGGGGAATTTCCAGACTTCAACAACTTCGTTGACCAACTCCTGAACCGTCGTGGGGATTCGGCCCAGTCAACGGTGGATGCCCCCGCCTATGCCAACGAGGCCGACTATCGGGAGCCACCACCGGAACCCCGCCGGGGTGGACGCCGCGATGCCGAAGCCAACCTTACGGTTCCTCTAGAAAAAGCCTTCCGGGGTGGACGGGAACGGATTCGCCTAGAGGATGGCCGTTCCCTGGAGGTGCAAATGCCTGCGGGGATGATCACCGGACAGCGGATTCGCCTGCGGGGGCAGGGGGTTGGCGGCGGCAATCTGTACCTGCGGATTGAGGTAGAGCCTCACCCGTTATTCAAACTTCAGGGCAGCGATGTGTTTTGCCGCTTGCCCATCACCCCCAGCGAAGCCGCCCTCGGCAGCACCATCGACATTCCCACCCTCGATGGTCGCCAGCGGACAACGCTGCCCCAGGGTGCCCAAACCGGACAGCGGATTCGCCTAGTGGGGCGGGGCTATCCTATCGGTCAGGAACGAGGGGACTTGATTATTGAGCTGGAGGTGGTGATTCCGACACGGTTGAGTGATCGAGAAAAGGCGCTTTACGAAGAACTGCGCCAAATGGAAAGCCTCAATCCGAGATCTCATTTAATGGGGTGA
- a CDS encoding MOSC domain-containing protein, with product MTLPPITLVSLQVGQPQTLGQADATDPMDHPWTTGFFKQPVSGPVWLGSTHLEGDGQADLKNHGGVDKAVLAYSADHYDLWKLHLNLPHLPPGAFGENFTITGQTEAEVCVGDVYAIGDAVVQVSQPRKPCWKLARRWRIADLTQQVLANGRTGWYFRVLQTGLVAAGQAVALRERPCPEWPITRAHQVMHHDLNDKAAALALADCALLSDNWRDKLRQRIGG from the coding sequence ATGACGCTACCCCCGATCACCCTCGTCAGCCTTCAGGTGGGCCAGCCCCAAACCTTGGGTCAAGCCGATGCCACCGACCCGATGGATCACCCTTGGACGACGGGCTTTTTTAAGCAGCCTGTTTCTGGGCCAGTTTGGCTCGGTTCCACCCATTTAGAGGGCGATGGTCAAGCTGATTTGAAAAACCACGGTGGCGTCGATAAGGCGGTGCTGGCCTATAGTGCGGATCATTACGACCTCTGGAAGTTGCACCTAAACTTGCCCCACCTGCCCCCCGGAGCCTTTGGCGAAAATTTCACCATCACGGGACAAACCGAAGCGGAGGTCTGTGTGGGAGATGTTTATGCCATCGGGGATGCCGTTGTGCAGGTGTCGCAGCCGCGCAAACCCTGCTGGAAGCTGGCCCGTCGCTGGCGCATCGCAGACCTGACCCAGCAGGTGTTAGCCAACGGTCGTACGGGCTGGTACTTTCGGGTGCTGCAAACCGGGCTGGTTGCTGCCGGACAAGCGGTGGCATTGCGGGAACGCCCCTGCCCCGAATGGCCCATCACCCGCGCCCACCAGGTCATGCACCACGATTTAAACGACAAAGCCGCCGCCCTAGCCCTAGCCGATTGTGCATTGCTATCCGACAACTGGCGCGACAAACTGCGGCAGCGCATCGGCGGGTAA
- a CDS encoding CopD family protein, translated as MLFKLLIILHTLGATVWAGGHLVLAATVLPTALKQNDPKPIHQFEEHFENFGLSALVLQVVTGLWITWIYFPGFQTFWAFDSFLSVYIGIKLLLLLGTLALALHARFFIIPNLSADNLNSLAFHILGVTTLAVLFVVLGAGIRLGGLT; from the coding sequence ATGCTCTTCAAGCTTCTGATCATCCTCCACACCCTCGGCGCAACGGTGTGGGCAGGCGGACACCTGGTACTGGCGGCCACCGTGCTGCCCACCGCCCTCAAGCAAAACGACCCCAAACCCATCCATCAGTTTGAGGAACACTTCGAGAACTTTGGCCTCAGCGCCCTAGTGCTGCAAGTCGTCACCGGGCTGTGGATTACCTGGATTTACTTCCCCGGCTTCCAAACCTTTTGGGCCTTTGATTCGTTTTTGTCGGTCTATATTGGCATCAAATTGCTGCTGTTGCTGGGCACCCTCGCCCTCGCCCTCCACGCCCGCTTTTTCATCATCCCCAACCTATCGGCGGATAACCTCAACTCCCTGGCGTTTCACATTTTGGGCGTCACCACCCTTGCCGTTCTCTTTGTGGTGCTGGGGGCTGGCATTCGCCTCGGTGGGCTGACCTAG